Proteins encoded together in one Benincasa hispida cultivar B227 chromosome 1, ASM972705v1, whole genome shotgun sequence window:
- the LOC120085700 gene encoding non-specific lipid-transfer protein 2-like — translation MKKVVSVRAVCLFIAAMAALLSVARVAEAVNCNPLELNSCAGAISSSSNPSRTCCSKLQEQKPCLCGYLRDPSLRPYVNAPGAKYVASKCGVPIPNC, via the coding sequence ATGAAGAAAGTTGTTTCGGTCAGAGCTGTTTGTCTGTTCATAGCAGCGATGGCGGCCCTTCTCAGCGTAGCTCGTGTTGCAGAGGCGGTGAATTGCAACCCTCTGGAGCTGAACTCATGTGCCGGGGCAATCTCGTCGTCGTCGAACCCATCGAGGACTTGCTGCAGTAAGTTGCAAGAGCAAAAACCATGCCTTTGTGGGTACTTAAGGGACCCATCCTTGAGGCCTTATGTGAATGCTCCTGGCGCCAAATATGTTGCTTCCAAATGTGGCGTTCCCATTCCCAACTGCTAG